One stretch of Segatella copri DNA includes these proteins:
- a CDS encoding acyl-[acyl-carrier-protein] thioesterase has translation MEQKILDKVGRYEFLSEPFHCDFSSHLFMGHLGNHLLNAADFHSNDRGFGMNYLMPRHKTWVLSRLAIEMTEMPKSYDRFVVETWCESAMKYFTSRDFKICGKTSSSEEAKVYGYGKSVWAMIDTETRQPVDIFEIHDGLIKEYIDSEKPCPIQASSRVKMGKDAKLVRTIDTYYHDVDVNGHINSVKYIEHILDLFDLDYYKNHFLQRFEIAYVAESHQGDQLHFYLEETSEAEKMQEYCIKITKTDKNDVNEVEVVRSKAKFIKN, from the coding sequence ATGGAACAGAAAATATTAGATAAGGTAGGGCGTTACGAATTCCTATCGGAGCCTTTCCACTGCGATTTCAGCAGCCACCTCTTTATGGGGCATCTCGGAAATCATCTGCTCAATGCTGCCGATTTTCACAGCAACGACCGCGGGTTCGGTATGAACTACCTCATGCCCCGACACAAGACATGGGTTCTCAGCCGACTGGCCATTGAGATGACAGAGATGCCGAAGTCTTACGACCGCTTTGTGGTAGAAACCTGGTGCGAGAGTGCCATGAAATATTTCACATCCCGAGATTTCAAAATCTGCGGCAAGACATCATCATCCGAAGAAGCCAAGGTTTACGGCTACGGCAAGAGCGTGTGGGCAATGATTGATACGGAAACCCGACAGCCTGTTGATATTTTTGAAATTCACGACGGACTCATCAAAGAATATATTGATTCGGAAAAACCTTGTCCTATCCAGGCAAGTTCGAGAGTGAAAATGGGCAAGGATGCCAAGCTGGTGAGAACCATTGACACCTATTATCATGATGTAGATGTTAACGGGCACATCAACTCGGTGAAATACATCGAACATATCCTCGACCTCTTTGATCTGGATTATTACAAAAATCACTTTTTGCAAAGATTTGAGATAGCTTATGTAGCAGAAAGTCACCAGGGAGACCAACTTCATTTCTATTTGGAAGAAACAAGTGAGGCAGAAAAAATGCAAGAATACTGCATAAAGATAACAAAAACCGACAAAAATGACGTAAATGAGGTGGAAGTTGTAAGAAGTAAGGCTAAATTTATTAAAAATTGA
- the ilvB gene encoding biosynthetic-type acetolactate synthase large subunit: protein MAKEVITGAEALMRSLKNEDVKTIFGYPGGSIMPVFDALYGYTRGEKKMFDHILVRHEQAAAHAAQGYARVSGEVGVTLVTSGPGATNTLTGIADAMMDSTPIVVIAGQVGVGALGTDAFQEVDLVGVTQPISKWSYQIRRAEDVAWAVSRAFYIARSGRPGPVVLDFTKNAQVATCEWEPVKCEKVTSYNPYPTIDEKAVAEAAELINNAKKPFALVGHGVELGGAHNELIEFLEKADIPAGRTLLGLSALPSNHPLNMGMLGMHGSYATNMKTQECDVLIAIGMRFSDRITGVPSKYAPQAKIIHLDIDKAEIDKVIKTDVAVVGDCKQSLPAITRLLNKNVHREWRDSFEEYRQQEQEKVIEKDIHPTEGPLLMGEVTNVVTEATHNEAVLVNDVGQNQMISSRYFKFTKKLSIVTSGGFGTMGFGLPAAIGATFGAPDRTICCFFGDGGFQMNIQELGTIMEQQAPVKMILLNNNYLGNVRQWQDLMFGGRHSFTHMMNPHYAEIAKAYGIPYDVVIDRKDLQAKVEKMISTKGPYLLECAIKENEDIVPMTLPGKSVDEMQLELNY from the coding sequence ATGGCAAAAGAAGTAATAACAGGAGCCGAAGCACTGATGCGCTCCCTGAAAAACGAGGATGTTAAAACCATCTTCGGATATCCGGGCGGCAGCATCATGCCAGTGTTTGATGCACTGTACGGTTACACGAGAGGTGAAAAGAAGATGTTTGACCACATCTTGGTACGTCACGAGCAGGCTGCTGCTCACGCTGCACAGGGTTATGCCCGAGTCAGCGGCGAAGTGGGCGTCACTCTTGTCACTAGTGGTCCTGGAGCTACAAATACATTGACCGGCATCGCTGATGCCATGATGGATTCTACACCAATCGTAGTCATCGCCGGACAGGTAGGCGTAGGTGCCCTGGGTACCGATGCCTTCCAGGAGGTAGACCTCGTGGGTGTTACCCAGCCAATCTCCAAGTGGTCTTACCAGATACGCCGTGCCGAGGATGTGGCATGGGCTGTGAGCCGTGCTTTCTACATCGCCCGCAGCGGACGTCCGGGACCTGTGGTGCTCGACTTTACAAAGAATGCGCAGGTGGCTACATGCGAGTGGGAACCAGTGAAATGTGAGAAGGTTACATCTTACAACCCTTATCCTACGATAGATGAAAAGGCGGTGGCTGAAGCTGCCGAACTCATCAACAATGCCAAGAAACCATTCGCCCTCGTGGGTCATGGAGTAGAGCTTGGCGGTGCACATAATGAACTCATCGAATTCCTCGAGAAGGCAGATATCCCTGCCGGCAGAACCCTGCTCGGCCTTTCTGCCCTGCCTAGCAATCACCCGCTCAACATGGGTATGCTCGGCATGCACGGTTCTTATGCTACCAACATGAAGACCCAGGAGTGTGATGTGCTCATCGCCATCGGTATGCGTTTCAGCGACCGTATCACAGGCGTGCCTTCTAAGTATGCTCCCCAGGCCAAGATTATTCACCTGGACATTGACAAGGCTGAGATTGATAAGGTTATCAAGACAGATGTGGCTGTGGTGGGCGACTGCAAGCAGAGTCTGCCAGCCATTACCCGTCTGCTGAACAAGAATGTTCACCGCGAGTGGAGAGATTCCTTCGAGGAATACCGCCAGCAGGAACAGGAAAAGGTAATAGAGAAGGATATCCACCCTACAGAGGGACCGCTGCTTATGGGCGAGGTGACCAACGTGGTAACGGAAGCTACTCATAATGAGGCTGTTCTCGTAAACGACGTAGGTCAGAACCAGATGATCAGTAGCCGCTACTTCAAGTTTACCAAGAAGCTGAGCATCGTAACCAGTGGTGGTTTCGGAACCATGGGCTTCGGCCTTCCGGCAGCCATCGGTGCCACCTTCGGAGCTCCCGATCGCACCATCTGCTGTTTCTTCGGCGACGGCGGTTTCCAGATGAACATCCAGGAACTGGGCACCATCATGGAGCAGCAGGCACCGGTAAAGATGATTCTGCTGAACAACAACTATCTGGGCAACGTTCGCCAGTGGCAAGACCTGATGTTCGGCGGCCGTCACTCCTTCACCCACATGATGAATCCTCATTATGCAGAGATTGCCAAGGCCTACGGCATACCATACGATGTGGTAATAGACCGCAAGGACCTTCAGGCTAAGGTGGAGAAGATGATCAGCACCAAGGGTCCTTACCTGTTGGAGTGCGCCATCAAGGAGAATGAAGACATCGTTCCGATGACGCTGCCGGGCAAGAGTGTAGATGAGATGCAACTCGAGTTGAATTATTAA
- a CDS encoding RecQ family ATP-dependent DNA helicase: MADKYQEILRTYWGYPDFRGIQRDIIESIARGEDTLGLMPTGGGKSITFQVPALAQKGVCIVVTPLIALMKDQVQHLKARNILAEAIYTGLSRQEILRILENCIFGEIKFLYVSPERLSSELFQTKLRHIPVSFITVDEAHCISQWGYDFRPSYLEIAKIRDMKPGVPVLALTATATPDVVEDIQNQLHFKKQNVFKMSFARKNLAYVVRTTNDKLTEMVHILQCTQGSAIIYARSRKRTKEMAELLNKQGISATFYHAGLDSDVKDIRQKNWQNDEIRVMVATNAFGMGIDKSDVRMVIHIDCPDSLEAYFQEAGRGGRDGEKAYAVLLYNQSDENKLMKRIDETFPDKEFIKDVYEHLAYFFQVAVGSGMEQTFMFEIEKFCFTYKYFPTRVDSALRILERSGYIHYEDNPDGKARIRFNISRNDLYLLENVSEKEESVITGLLRNYGGLFTDYVYIDESLIERVSELNRQQVYMILKNLSARHIIDFIPRRKTPYISYTRPREDGFRVIIPEEVWEVRKKQFTAHIKSIISYAKNDSICRSRQLLSYFGEKTKMKDDCGICDVCIDHKIPQKQTIISEILDLLKDGKPHDITELNQLKYDSEDMAAVLEEMVAENMFYVEGDKIVHDP, translated from the coding sequence ATGGCAGATAAATATCAAGAAATACTACGTACATATTGGGGGTATCCTGACTTTCGCGGCATACAACGAGACATCATCGAGAGTATAGCCCGAGGTGAGGATACCCTCGGTCTTATGCCTACAGGTGGCGGTAAATCCATCACCTTCCAGGTTCCAGCCCTTGCCCAAAAGGGCGTCTGTATTGTGGTAACTCCACTCATTGCGCTGATGAAGGATCAGGTACAGCATCTCAAGGCCCGCAACATCCTGGCTGAAGCCATCTACACAGGATTGTCGCGCCAAGAGATTCTCCGAATATTGGAAAATTGTATTTTCGGTGAAATCAAGTTTCTGTATGTTTCACCAGAACGTCTTTCTTCAGAATTGTTCCAAACTAAACTGCGCCACATTCCGGTGAGTTTCATCACGGTAGATGAAGCTCACTGCATCAGCCAGTGGGGTTACGATTTCCGCCCGTCTTATCTCGAAATTGCAAAAATAAGAGATATGAAGCCCGGTGTACCAGTCCTTGCTCTTACGGCTACGGCCACTCCCGATGTAGTAGAAGATATCCAGAACCAGCTTCACTTCAAGAAGCAAAACGTATTTAAAATGAGTTTTGCCCGCAAGAATCTTGCCTATGTGGTGCGCACCACCAACGACAAGTTGACCGAAATGGTTCATATCCTACAGTGTACCCAAGGCTCAGCAATCATTTACGCGAGAAGCCGAAAACGAACCAAGGAGATGGCAGAACTTCTGAACAAACAAGGTATTTCTGCTACATTTTACCATGCCGGACTGGATTCCGACGTGAAGGATATCCGACAGAAGAACTGGCAAAATGACGAGATAAGGGTAATGGTAGCAACCAATGCTTTCGGCATGGGAATAGACAAGTCAGATGTGAGAATGGTAATTCATATAGATTGTCCAGACTCACTGGAAGCCTATTTTCAAGAGGCGGGACGAGGCGGAAGAGACGGCGAAAAGGCTTATGCTGTGCTGCTCTACAACCAGAGCGATGAAAACAAACTCATGAAACGCATAGACGAAACCTTCCCAGACAAAGAATTCATCAAAGACGTTTACGAGCATCTTGCTTACTTTTTCCAGGTGGCAGTTGGAAGCGGAATGGAACAGACTTTCATGTTCGAGATAGAGAAGTTCTGCTTCACCTACAAGTACTTCCCTACTCGCGTAGACTCGGCTCTGCGCATTCTGGAGCGCTCAGGCTATATCCACTACGAGGACAATCCTGACGGAAAAGCAAGAATCAGATTTAACATCAGCCGAAATGATCTCTATCTGCTAGAGAATGTTTCGGAGAAGGAAGAGTCTGTTATTACGGGGCTTCTGCGTAATTACGGCGGTCTGTTTACCGACTATGTTTACATTGATGAGTCGCTGATAGAGCGTGTAAGCGAACTAAACCGTCAGCAGGTATACATGATTCTGAAAAATCTGAGTGCCCGCCACATCATCGACTTCATTCCCCGCCGCAAGACACCTTATATCAGCTACACGCGTCCTAGGGAAGATGGTTTCAGAGTTATCATCCCTGAGGAGGTATGGGAAGTACGCAAGAAACAGTTTACTGCCCACATCAAGAGCATTATCAGTTATGCAAAGAACGACAGCATCTGCCGTTCGCGCCAGCTTCTGAGTTATTTTGGCGAAAAAACGAAAATGAAGGACGACTGCGGGATATGTGATGTCTGCATAGACCACAAAATACCCCAGAAGCAAACTATTATATCAGAAATTCTAGACTTGCTGAAAGACGGAAAGCCACATGACATTACAGAACTAAACCAACTGAAATATGATTCAGAAGATATGGCTGCAGTTCTTGAAGAAATGGTTGCAGAGAATATGTTTTATGTCGAGGGAGACAAAATCGTTCATGACCCATAA
- a CDS encoding aminopeptidase C: MKKTMIVAALMALVATGANAKKAADSAEVAKNKPVFTVVKQNPITSIKDQNRSGTCWAYSTLSYFESEILKKTGKTYDLSEMFVANKTYMDRATVAVRMHGDVSFSEGGSAYDVLYALQHYGIVPESAMPAPGSLTGDSLANFGEFFNVMTPYVEAVAKSTAKKLSPAWKSGLQGIIDSYIGKAPEKFTYEGKQYTPQSFCQSLGLNLDDYVTITSYTHHPMWSKFAVEVQDNWRWPLSYNVPMEDICKIIDNAVNNGYTVAWGGDVTEDGFTRKGLGIAYDVKKVRSMAGTDADHWFKLSKDEKKEKFDSLGVNAPEIVPTQAMRQEAFDNWETTDDHGMHIYGIAKDQNGKEYYMVKNSWGEYGDYKGTWYMTKAFVAYKTMDFMVNKNALPKDIRKKLGI; this comes from the coding sequence ATGAAGAAAACTATGATTGTTGCAGCCTTGATGGCTTTGGTAGCCACAGGAGCAAATGCGAAGAAAGCTGCAGACTCTGCAGAAGTAGCAAAGAACAAACCTGTATTTACTGTAGTAAAGCAGAATCCTATCACTAGCATCAAGGACCAGAACCGCAGTGGTACGTGCTGGGCTTACTCTACCCTCAGCTACTTCGAGAGCGAAATCTTGAAGAAGACAGGTAAGACCTACGACCTCAGCGAAATGTTCGTAGCCAACAAGACTTATATGGACCGCGCCACAGTGGCAGTAAGAATGCACGGCGACGTGAGCTTCTCTGAGGGTGGTAGCGCCTACGATGTACTCTATGCTTTGCAGCACTATGGTATTGTACCTGAGTCTGCCATGCCTGCACCAGGTTCATTGACAGGTGACTCTTTGGCTAACTTCGGTGAGTTCTTCAACGTAATGACTCCATACGTAGAGGCAGTAGCAAAGAGCACAGCTAAGAAGCTTTCTCCAGCCTGGAAGAGCGGTCTTCAGGGCATCATCGACTCTTACATCGGTAAGGCTCCTGAGAAGTTTACATACGAGGGCAAGCAGTATACTCCACAGAGTTTCTGCCAGAGCCTCGGTTTGAATCTTGATGATTATGTAACCATTACCAGCTACACCCACCACCCAATGTGGAGCAAGTTTGCTGTTGAGGTACAGGATAACTGGCGCTGGCCTTTGAGTTACAACGTTCCTATGGAAGACATCTGCAAGATCATCGACAACGCTGTAAACAACGGTTACACAGTAGCTTGGGGTGGTGACGTAACAGAAGACGGTTTCACTCGCAAGGGTCTCGGTATCGCTTACGACGTAAAGAAGGTTCGCTCTATGGCCGGTACAGATGCTGACCATTGGTTCAAGCTCTCTAAGGACGAGAAGAAGGAGAAGTTTGATTCTCTCGGCGTAAATGCTCCTGAGATTGTTCCTACACAGGCTATGCGTCAGGAAGCATTCGACAATTGGGAGACAACTGATGACCACGGTATGCACATCTACGGTATCGCTAAGGATCAGAACGGCAAGGAGTACTACATGGTTAAGAACTCTTGGGGCGAGTATGGTGACTACAAGGGAACCTGGTACATGACCAAGGCTTTCGTAGCCTACAAGACTATGGACTTCATGGTTAACAAGAACGCCCTTCCTAAGGACATCCGCAAGAAGCTCGGAATCTAG
- the recJ gene encoding single-stranded-DNA-specific exonuclease RecJ yields the protein MHFKWNYESPTPEQQKAAEELGAKLNMSPVLAHLLIKREITTESAAKRFFRPQLSDLINPFLMKDMDIAVDRLNDAMGRKERILVYGDYDVDGCTAVALVYKFLQQFYSNIDYYIPDRYDEGYGVSKKGIDFAHQTGVKLIIILDCGIKAIQEIEYAKSLGIDFIICDHHVPDDVMPPAVAILNPKRPDDPFPFKHLCGCGVGFKFMQAFAKNNNIPFSRLIPLLDFCAVSIAADIVPVVDENRILAFHGLKLLNTNPSIGLKSIIDICGLNGRELSMSDIVFKIGPRINASGRMENGKLSVDLLVERDYSSALRMARHINEYNEQRKDIDKQMTEEANGIVSRLESMKHNSSIVLYDEGWKKGVIGIVASRLTEIYFRPTIVLTRDGDMATGSARSVTGFDIYSAIKSCRDLLLNFGGHTYAAGLTLKWDKVREFRDRFQHYVEEHISPQQTEPVLNIDAEIDFKDITKHLQADLKRFSPFGPCNQKPIFCTNRVYDYGTSKVVGREQEHIKLELVDSKSSTVLNGIAFGQSAAARYIKSKRSFDIAFTIEENIFKKNQVQLQIEDIRPNEG from the coding sequence ATGCATTTTAAATGGAATTACGAATCACCAACACCTGAACAGCAAAAAGCAGCTGAAGAATTAGGCGCCAAGCTAAATATGAGCCCAGTTCTTGCCCATTTGCTCATCAAGCGCGAGATTACGACAGAGTCTGCAGCCAAACGGTTCTTCCGTCCACAACTCTCAGATCTCATCAATCCATTCCTGATGAAAGACATGGATATTGCCGTAGACCGCCTGAACGATGCTATGGGTAGAAAGGAACGTATCCTTGTTTACGGAGACTATGACGTAGACGGATGCACCGCCGTTGCCCTGGTGTACAAATTCTTGCAGCAATTCTATTCAAACATCGACTACTACATTCCCGACCGCTACGACGAAGGTTACGGAGTGAGTAAGAAAGGAATAGATTTTGCTCATCAGACTGGTGTAAAACTGATTATTATTCTAGACTGCGGAATCAAGGCTATTCAGGAGATAGAATATGCCAAGAGTCTGGGAATAGACTTCATCATCTGCGACCATCACGTTCCTGACGATGTGATGCCACCTGCTGTGGCCATACTCAATCCGAAGCGTCCTGACGATCCATTCCCATTCAAGCATCTCTGCGGATGCGGTGTAGGATTCAAGTTTATGCAGGCTTTTGCCAAGAACAACAACATTCCGTTCTCCAGGCTCATTCCTCTGCTCGACTTCTGCGCCGTGAGTATTGCTGCCGACATTGTGCCGGTGGTAGATGAGAACAGAATACTCGCCTTCCATGGCCTTAAGTTGCTGAATACCAACCCAAGTATCGGTCTGAAATCCATCATCGACATCTGCGGACTGAACGGACGCGAACTCTCTATGAGCGATATTGTGTTCAAGATTGGTCCCCGCATCAATGCTTCAGGCAGAATGGAGAACGGCAAGCTGAGCGTAGATCTGCTGGTAGAAAGAGACTATTCCTCAGCCCTGCGCATGGCCAGACACATCAATGAGTACAATGAGCAGCGCAAAGACATAGACAAGCAGATGACTGAAGAAGCCAACGGCATCGTATCGCGTCTGGAAAGCATGAAACACAATTCCAGCATAGTGCTCTATGATGAAGGCTGGAAAAAGGGAGTCATTGGCATTGTTGCTTCCCGACTCACCGAAATCTACTTCCGCCCTACCATTGTTCTGACCCGGGATGGTGATATGGCTACAGGTTCAGCACGTAGCGTAACGGGATTTGACATCTACTCAGCCATCAAGAGTTGCCGCGACCTCCTGCTCAATTTCGGTGGTCATACCTATGCTGCCGGACTTACCTTGAAGTGGGATAAGGTTAGAGAGTTCAGAGACAGGTTCCAGCATTATGTAGAAGAGCATATTTCGCCTCAACAGACAGAACCGGTGCTCAACATAGATGCTGAAATAGACTTTAAAGACATTACCAAGCATCTGCAGGCCGACTTGAAGCGCTTCTCTCCTTTCGGTCCATGTAACCAGAAACCTATTTTCTGCACCAACCGGGTATATGATTATGGTACCAGCAAGGTGGTGGGCAGAGAACAGGAACACATCAAGTTGGAACTGGTAGACTCAAAATCGAGCACGGTCTTAAACGGCATCGCTTTCGGTCAGAGTGCAGCTGCCCGCTACATCAAGAGTAAGCGAAGTTTCGACATAGCCTTCACCATAGAAGAGAATATTTTTAAGAAAAACCAAGTTCAACTTCAGATAGAAGACATCCGTCCAAACGAAGGATGA
- the ilvC gene encoding ketol-acid reductoisomerase, with translation MAEMNFGGVMETVVTSHEFSLEKAREVLKNETIAVIGYGIQGPGQACNLRDNGFNVIVGQRQGKTYEKCLKDGWVPGKTLFSIEEAAEKGTIICMLLSDAGQIACWPKIKPHLTAGKTLYYSHGFAINWSDRTGVVPPKDIDVIMVAPKGSGTSLRTMFCEGRGLNCSYAVYQDASGKAEEKTIAFGIGIGAGYLFKTTFQREATSDLTGERGSLMGAIEGLLEAQYDVLRENGHSPSEAFNETVEELTQSLGPLFGAKGMDWMYANCSTTAQRGALDWAPRFREAIKPVMEWLYYSVKTGNEAQISIDKNSQADYREKLNAELEAMRNKEMWQAGVTVRKLRPENN, from the coding sequence ATGGCAGAAATGAATTTCGGTGGCGTAATGGAAACTGTTGTCACCAGTCATGAATTTTCATTGGAGAAAGCACGTGAAGTATTGAAGAACGAAACAATCGCAGTTATCGGTTATGGTATCCAGGGTCCTGGTCAGGCTTGTAACCTTCGCGATAATGGTTTCAACGTCATCGTCGGACAGCGTCAGGGTAAGACCTACGAGAAGTGTCTGAAGGATGGTTGGGTTCCTGGTAAGACATTGTTCTCTATCGAGGAAGCTGCTGAAAAGGGTACTATCATCTGTATGTTGCTTTCTGATGCCGGTCAGATTGCATGCTGGCCAAAGATTAAGCCACACCTCACAGCAGGTAAGACTTTGTATTATTCACATGGTTTCGCTATCAACTGGAGCGACCGCACAGGCGTTGTTCCACCAAAGGATATTGATGTAATCATGGTTGCTCCTAAGGGTTCTGGTACTTCTCTCCGCACTATGTTCTGCGAGGGTCGTGGTTTGAACTGCTCTTACGCTGTATATCAGGATGCATCTGGCAAGGCAGAGGAGAAGACTATTGCCTTCGGTATCGGTATCGGTGCCGGTTATTTGTTCAAGACAACATTCCAGCGTGAGGCTACTTCTGACCTCACAGGTGAGCGTGGCTCATTGATGGGTGCAATTGAGGGATTGTTGGAGGCACAGTATGACGTGCTCCGCGAGAATGGTCACTCACCATCTGAGGCTTTCAACGAGACTGTTGAGGAGCTCACACAGAGCCTTGGCCCTCTCTTCGGTGCTAAGGGTATGGATTGGATGTATGCTAACTGTTCAACAACAGCTCAGCGTGGTGCTCTTGACTGGGCTCCTCGTTTCCGTGAGGCTATCAAGCCTGTAATGGAGTGGTTGTACTACTCTGTAAAGACTGGTAACGAGGCTCAGATTTCTATCGACAAGAACTCTCAGGCTGATTACCGCGAGAAGTTGAACGCTGAACTCGAGGCTATGCGCAACAAGGAAATGTGGCAGGCTGGTGTTACAGTTCGTAAACTTCGCCCTGAGAATAACTAA
- the ilvN gene encoding acetolactate synthase small subunit, with protein sequence MENNNEKKLYTLLVYSENIAGILNQITAVFTRRQVNIESLNVSASSIKNIHKYTITVWSDEEQIEKINKAIEKKIDVVKSDYYSDDQIFIHEVALFKISTPVLLENPEVSRTIRKHDARMMEVNPTYSTVLLAGLTEDIADLFQQLNSYNCLLQYTRSGRIAVTRSFDEPISDYLKQNSED encoded by the coding sequence ATGGAGAATAACAACGAAAAGAAATTATATACATTGCTTGTTTACTCAGAAAACATTGCCGGTATCCTGAATCAGATTACCGCCGTGTTTACTCGCAGACAGGTAAACATCGAGAGCTTGAATGTTTCGGCCAGCAGTATCAAGAATATACACAAGTATACCATCACGGTTTGGAGTGATGAAGAGCAGATTGAGAAAATCAACAAGGCAATAGAGAAGAAGATTGACGTGGTGAAGAGCGATTACTACTCCGACGACCAGATCTTCATCCATGAAGTGGCTCTCTTCAAGATTTCCACTCCGGTATTGCTAGAAAATCCAGAGGTTTCGCGCACCATCCGCAAGCATGATGCCCGCATGATGGAGGTGAATCCTACCTACAGCACCGTGCTTCTGGCAGGACTTACCGAAGACATCGCCGACCTCTTCCAGCAGCTCAACAGCTACAACTGCCTGCTTCAGTATACCCGAAGCGGCAGAATCGCTGTAACGAGAAGTTTTGACGAACCCATCTCTGATTATCTCAAGCAGAATTCAGAAGATTAG